A stretch of the Archangium violaceum genome encodes the following:
- a CDS encoding sterol desaturase family protein, translating to MADLASFDPTQFATPAFILLMLVEGIWLARHRQEGQVGYAARDTAASLTMGTVYSLIYMVWKGVEYAFYSVLYELSPLKLGSGVLAWVALFFAEDLCYYWFHRVHHESRFFWASHVVHHSSQHYNLSTALRQTWTPMTHILFWAPLPLLGFHPAMVLTAHAISLLYQFWIHTEAIGRMGPLEWVLNTPSHHRVHHGSNPRYLDRNYAGVLIIWDRLFGTFQPENERPTYGLTKNIQTYNPVRIAFHEYAAIVRDVLRPNPLRVRLGYVFRNPAWKPPEDSIPAAGDGAILRAEEGGRQLPSHPGA from the coding sequence ATGGCGGACCTCGCTTCCTTCGATCCCACCCAGTTCGCCACGCCGGCGTTCATCCTCCTCATGCTCGTGGAGGGCATCTGGCTCGCCCGGCACCGTCAGGAGGGCCAGGTGGGCTACGCCGCCAGGGATACGGCGGCCAGCCTCACCATGGGCACCGTCTACTCACTCATCTACATGGTCTGGAAGGGCGTGGAGTACGCCTTCTACTCCGTCCTCTACGAGCTCTCTCCGCTGAAGCTCGGCTCCGGCGTGCTCGCATGGGTGGCGCTCTTCTTCGCCGAGGACCTCTGCTACTACTGGTTCCACCGCGTCCATCACGAGTCCCGCTTCTTCTGGGCCTCGCACGTGGTGCACCACTCCAGCCAGCACTACAACCTCTCCACCGCCCTGCGCCAGACGTGGACGCCCATGACGCACATCCTCTTCTGGGCCCCGCTGCCGCTGCTCGGCTTCCATCCGGCCATGGTGCTCACCGCCCATGCCATCAGCCTGCTCTACCAGTTCTGGATCCACACCGAGGCCATCGGCCGCATGGGGCCGCTCGAGTGGGTGCTCAACACGCCCTCCCACCACCGCGTCCACCACGGCTCCAACCCGCGCTACCTGGATCGCAACTACGCCGGTGTCCTCATCATCTGGGATCGCCTCTTCGGCACCTTCCAGCCCGAGAACGAGCGCCCCACCTACGGACTCACCAAGAACATCCAGACGTACAACCCGGTGCGCATCGCCTTCCACGAGTACGCCGCCATCGTGCGCGACGTGCTCCGCCCCAACCCGCTCCGCGTCCGCCTGGGCTACGTGTTCCGCAATCCCGCCTGGAAGCCGCCGGAGGACTCAATCCCGGCAGCAGGCGATGGCGCCATCCTGCGAGCGGAAGAAGGCGGTCGTCAGCTCCCCTCCCACCCAGGCGCATAG
- a CDS encoding TetR/AcrR family transcriptional regulator, which produces MPDSSPGSEAAPRVRRTQQERRDATRLKLLDATVECLVELGHAGTTTLAIAQRAGISHGALFKHFPTKAVLLGAAVEHLFPRLISEYRAEIDAAPAPVGDRVVQAIERLWSIYQRPELLAAIELYVAARTDPELASALSTVDPPHRRHLHRVARELFPDVASTHPDFDAIIELILNAVQGAAVGGVALPANPDHRQMLALLVRFARGSFSTPPQP; this is translated from the coding sequence ATGCCTGACTCATCCCCGGGCTCCGAGGCGGCGCCTCGCGTCCGACGCACCCAGCAGGAACGGCGGGACGCCACCCGCCTCAAGCTGCTCGACGCCACCGTCGAGTGCCTGGTGGAGCTCGGTCATGCGGGGACGACCACCCTCGCGATCGCCCAGCGCGCGGGCATCTCCCACGGAGCCCTGTTCAAGCACTTTCCCACCAAGGCCGTGCTGCTCGGCGCCGCCGTCGAGCATCTCTTCCCCCGCCTCATCTCCGAGTACCGCGCGGAAATCGACGCGGCGCCCGCTCCCGTGGGGGACCGCGTCGTCCAGGCCATCGAGCGGCTGTGGTCCATCTACCAGCGCCCCGAGTTGCTCGCCGCCATCGAGTTGTATGTCGCCGCGCGCACCGATCCCGAGCTGGCCTCGGCCCTGAGCACCGTGGACCCGCCGCACCGCCGGCATCTCCACCGCGTCGCCCGCGAGCTCTTCCCCGACGTCGCCTCCACCCACCCCGACTTCGACGCCATCATCGAGCTCATCCTCAACGCCGTGCAGGGTGCCGCCGTCGGCGGTGTGGCGCTGCCCGCCAATCCCGATCACCGGCAGATGCTCGCGCTGCTCGTCCGGTTCGCCCGCGGCTCCTTCTCCACCCCACCCCAACCCTAG
- a CDS encoding DUF4386 family protein yields MSMDDSWRPLFRVGAAANVAVLVLVPIQIVLYVLWPPPSTVLDWFALFQSHGLIGLIDMDVLLMVGNVLMALIYLALYAALRDASPSLTTLAVTLEFVAITTYLGSNTAFEMLSLSKQYAAATTEAQRGALLAAGHVMVTSWKQGSAFNVSYVLGAIATLLTSTAMLRSQVFGRVTGYVGLVFGVLSLVPASAGKAGVIFSLVSLVPMWIWLVLIAQRLFQLGRGAHGVAEVR; encoded by the coding sequence ATGAGCATGGACGACTCCTGGAGGCCCCTCTTCAGGGTGGGGGCGGCGGCGAACGTCGCCGTGCTCGTGCTCGTTCCGATCCAGATCGTCCTCTACGTGCTCTGGCCGCCACCGAGCACGGTGCTCGACTGGTTCGCGCTCTTCCAGTCCCACGGCCTCATCGGGCTCATTGACATGGACGTCCTGCTGATGGTCGGCAATGTCCTCATGGCCCTCATCTATCTCGCCCTCTACGCCGCGCTTCGAGATGCGAGTCCATCCCTCACGACCCTCGCAGTCACCCTGGAGTTCGTGGCGATAACGACATACCTCGGCTCGAATACGGCGTTCGAGATGCTCTCCCTGAGCAAGCAATACGCCGCGGCGACCACGGAGGCGCAGAGGGGGGCGCTCCTGGCCGCGGGCCATGTGATGGTCACGAGCTGGAAGCAGGGGAGCGCGTTCAACGTGAGCTACGTGCTGGGCGCCATCGCCACATTGCTCACCTCGACCGCCATGTTGCGGAGCCAGGTGTTCGGCCGGGTGACGGGCTACGTCGGACTGGTGTTCGGCGTGCTCAGTCTGGTGCCAGCCTCCGCGGGGAAGGCGGGTGTCATCTTCTCGCTCGTCTCCCTGGTCCCGATGTGGATATGGCTGGTATTGATTGCCCAGAGGCTCTTCCAGCTTGGGCGCGGCGCCCACGGGGTCGCTGAGGTGAGGTAG
- a CDS encoding DUF6109 family natural product biosynthesis protein produces MVKHDRTGRQHRQWLEEARKYQKRGNLEGMLSALLRLPPPLREELLPSGAALFRQAVREQHRRGSWGTLSTLAVRVDAEPGLVERGAAPEEAWATYWPLVWAAGRTRDWERARRLWQPLTDPARAHAPLLAEAMDGWLSSEGSPAPELIAPALERLPPVDSRLGIEPTSQHVSLPPPRSLEEVEGALLALYALEPFPVFASRAEEWARAAPAGVSRAVWELAGQLAARELWLRAEGGKGHDALSEPASLLARAVREGGAPEALSAPTLQALRVVAAGLARTVVSRIEDAEPLCTLAQAAAIQPSARSWVVQAVSGLRFKGAALPRALGLYQELLARIANAPLWARAFLAWCEQNPEALNAPGWLQEGLGRLVATEASSLLSWLGGAVPSERMGLIECVAATCAPDLVASWVDVCWEGANEELRRELSEAVRILLDRSRMKQGGRDLERLLRGVQTMEDVERMLLGVEGALEQVYSSMKLTGDGLRIWRRFAPRVLTYQVGFLEEAVRHASSDAEAWDAAVRYLEAHPGNTGHIEALRTMEVLGREALARRILERWLERRAANVQALAEAAVAAERMNTPCKYLHPVLEAFMRALSEQLPALHAPVVEQAQALAHEHGYRPRKRGASRKKKAASTPARRASRSKKEPERSPPKAVSPEEGEESS; encoded by the coding sequence ATGGTGAAGCACGACCGCACCGGGCGCCAGCACCGCCAGTGGCTGGAGGAGGCCCGAAAGTACCAGAAGCGAGGGAACCTGGAGGGGATGCTGTCCGCGCTCCTGCGGCTGCCGCCGCCGCTGAGGGAGGAACTGCTCCCCAGCGGCGCCGCCCTCTTCCGGCAGGCCGTCCGGGAGCAGCACCGCCGCGGCTCCTGGGGGACGCTCAGCACCCTGGCCGTGCGCGTGGACGCCGAGCCCGGCCTGGTGGAGCGAGGCGCGGCTCCAGAGGAGGCCTGGGCCACGTACTGGCCACTGGTATGGGCGGCGGGCCGCACTCGCGACTGGGAGCGCGCGCGGCGGCTGTGGCAACCCCTCACCGACCCGGCGCGAGCGCATGCGCCCCTTCTGGCCGAGGCGATGGATGGATGGCTCTCCTCCGAGGGGAGCCCCGCTCCCGAGCTCATCGCCCCGGCGCTCGAGCGCCTGCCCCCGGTGGATTCGCGCCTGGGAATCGAGCCGACGAGCCAGCACGTCTCCCTGCCGCCGCCCCGCTCGCTGGAGGAGGTGGAAGGGGCGCTCCTCGCCCTGTACGCGCTTGAGCCCTTCCCCGTCTTCGCCAGCCGCGCCGAGGAGTGGGCACGAGCGGCACCCGCCGGGGTCTCTCGGGCGGTATGGGAGCTGGCGGGACAGCTGGCGGCGCGAGAGCTGTGGCTCCGGGCGGAGGGGGGCAAGGGGCACGACGCTCTCTCGGAGCCAGCCTCGCTGTTGGCCCGGGCGGTGCGAGAGGGAGGAGCCCCCGAGGCCCTCTCCGCTCCTACGTTGCAGGCGCTGCGGGTGGTAGCCGCGGGGCTTGCGCGGACGGTCGTCTCGCGCATCGAGGACGCCGAGCCCCTATGCACCCTGGCTCAGGCCGCGGCGATCCAACCGTCGGCCCGGTCCTGGGTGGTGCAGGCTGTGTCCGGGCTCCGCTTCAAGGGGGCGGCCCTGCCGCGGGCGCTGGGCCTCTACCAGGAATTGCTGGCCCGGATCGCGAACGCGCCCCTCTGGGCGCGGGCCTTCCTGGCCTGGTGCGAGCAGAACCCCGAGGCGCTAAACGCACCCGGGTGGCTCCAGGAGGGCTTGGGCCGGCTGGTCGCAACGGAGGCCTCTTCCCTGCTGTCCTGGCTGGGTGGAGCCGTGCCCTCCGAGCGTATGGGGTTGATCGAGTGCGTGGCCGCTACCTGCGCACCGGACCTGGTGGCGTCATGGGTGGACGTCTGCTGGGAGGGCGCGAACGAGGAGCTCCGGAGGGAGCTCAGCGAAGCCGTCCGTATCCTGCTGGACCGCAGTCGGATGAAGCAGGGAGGACGGGATTTGGAGCGGCTGCTGCGCGGCGTGCAGACCATGGAGGATGTAGAGCGGATGCTGCTGGGGGTGGAGGGGGCGCTGGAGCAGGTCTACTCCTCGATGAAGCTGACCGGGGACGGCCTGCGCATCTGGCGCCGGTTCGCTCCCAGGGTGCTGACCTACCAGGTGGGGTTCCTCGAGGAGGCGGTGCGCCATGCTTCCTCGGACGCCGAGGCATGGGATGCCGCCGTGCGGTACCTGGAGGCCCATCCTGGAAACACGGGGCATATCGAGGCGCTCCGAACGATGGAGGTGCTCGGTCGGGAGGCGCTCGCCAGGCGCATTCTGGAACGCTGGCTGGAGCGCCGCGCCGCCAATGTGCAGGCGCTCGCCGAGGCGGCGGTGGCCGCCGAGAGGATGAACACCCCTTGCAAGTACCTCCACCCGGTGCTGGAGGCCTTCATGCGGGCCCTGTCGGAGCAGTTACCCGCTCTCCATGCCCCGGTGGTGGAGCAGGCGCAGGCGTTGGCGCACGAGCATGGGTACCGGCCGCGCAAGCGCGGGGCTTCGCGGAAGAAGAAGGCCGCGAGCACCCCGGCGCGCCGCGCGTCACGTTCGAAGAAGGAGCCCGAGAGAAGCCCTCCGAAGGCTGTCTCTCCGGAGGAAGGGGAGGAGAGTAGCTGA
- a CDS encoding hydrogenase maturation nickel metallochaperone HypA, translating to MHESTLARQVLETVLQRAVTEGASRVRVVRGWVAETGSLSAESLSFHFSAHARGTSAEGARLLLDLIHVVARCRACGDTYAPDYHLLLCPECGSTEGEALGETGLAVTSIEVEE from the coding sequence ATGCATGAGTCCACACTTGCCCGTCAGGTGCTCGAGACCGTCCTCCAGCGTGCCGTCACCGAGGGCGCCTCTCGTGTTCGCGTGGTGCGGGGCTGGGTGGCGGAGACCGGGTCCCTGTCCGCCGAGAGCCTGTCCTTCCATTTCTCCGCCCACGCCCGGGGCACGAGCGCGGAAGGAGCCCGGCTCCTGTTGGACCTCATCCACGTGGTGGCGCGCTGCCGGGCCTGTGGCGATACCTACGCTCCCGATTACCACCTCCTGCTGTGTCCGGAGTGTGGGAGCACCGAGGGGGAGGCACTCGGGGAGACGGGGCTCGCCGTTACCTCCATCGAAGTGGAGGAGTAG
- a CDS encoding J domain-containing protein yields the protein MTPEDPFAVLGLAPTIDPVAVKSAYFAALARHPPHQDMEGFQRLRRAYEALTRPGGLAVAYLTSPVDVQKLARDARERFDAPLEKAAVVALAARREAETVARWVERCSRMSWDEALRAFAR from the coding sequence ATGACGCCCGAAGATCCGTTCGCCGTATTGGGGTTGGCGCCTACGATAGACCCGGTCGCCGTCAAGAGCGCCTACTTCGCCGCGCTGGCGCGGCACCCACCTCACCAGGATATGGAGGGATTCCAGCGGTTGCGCCGCGCCTACGAGGCGCTCACCCGACCGGGAGGCCTGGCGGTGGCATATCTGACCAGCCCCGTGGACGTGCAGAAGCTGGCCAGGGACGCGCGCGAGCGTTTCGATGCACCGCTCGAGAAGGCCGCCGTGGTGGCGCTGGCCGCGCGAAGGGAGGCGGAGACCGTGGCACGGTGGGTGGAGCGGTGCTCCCGGATGAGCTGGGATGAGGCACTCCGGGCTTTTGCCAGGTGA
- a CDS encoding TonB family protein: MLRPESPSRSATSAESIASIIFGPVKPRSPGRLVWAAVVTVSLHGVAGVLAWRAWLMGEEQAPPVVAAKPPIRIDHVVDLTPPAPVEPPPPPKPPPPAPRPQQRVARADSPPSRAKSTKAPAPAPAQAGQVVAVDAAEAPLDFTGFDIVSGQGSSYAGGVTASNGTSERAVEEVASSQGDDKGSGTGRARPVQLPARNWDCPWPQEADALRISEQTVVMRVVVTPEGRVTSAELVSDPGNGFGQAALECARRARFDAALDRDGRPYLATSPPIRVRFKRR; the protein is encoded by the coding sequence GTGCTACGCCCTGAGTCTCCTTCGCGGAGCGCGACCAGCGCCGAGAGCATCGCGTCGATCATCTTCGGGCCCGTGAAGCCGAGGAGTCCGGGGCGACTCGTGTGGGCGGCGGTGGTGACGGTATCCCTGCACGGTGTCGCGGGCGTCCTCGCGTGGCGGGCATGGCTGATGGGGGAGGAGCAGGCTCCACCTGTAGTGGCGGCGAAGCCTCCGATCCGGATCGATCACGTGGTGGATCTGACGCCTCCGGCCCCCGTCGAGCCTCCGCCACCCCCGAAACCTCCTCCGCCCGCACCGCGGCCCCAGCAGCGCGTGGCCCGAGCCGATTCGCCCCCGAGCCGCGCGAAGTCCACCAAGGCTCCCGCTCCCGCGCCCGCCCAGGCCGGACAGGTCGTCGCCGTGGATGCGGCGGAGGCTCCTCTCGACTTCACCGGCTTCGACATCGTGAGCGGTCAAGGATCGAGCTACGCCGGAGGCGTGACGGCGTCCAACGGGACCTCCGAGCGGGCGGTGGAAGAGGTCGCGAGCAGCCAGGGTGATGACAAGGGCTCGGGCACGGGCAGGGCTCGCCCCGTTCAGCTCCCGGCGCGCAACTGGGACTGCCCCTGGCCCCAGGAAGCGGACGCGCTGCGGATCTCCGAGCAGACGGTGGTGATGCGCGTCGTCGTCACCCCCGAGGGCCGGGTGACCTCGGCCGAGCTGGTGTCCGATCCGGGCAACGGTTTCGGACAGGCGGCGCTCGAGTGTGCACGGCGCGCGCGCTTCGACGCGGCCCTGGATCGGGACGGCCGTCCCTACCTGGCCACCTCGCCGCCCATCCGCGTCCGGTTCAAGCGGCGGTGA
- a CDS encoding DUF7594 domain-containing protein codes for MERKSGWSGRWASGLMALALLTHCGGDTAVEPQGSATTRAASVEDLQPPVPECMPRLESFLSVTTPFEDGFVSRDAPDQSFGGEPALLVDGSPRLESYLKFYVTTESMRVRDAKLELSAFDLTTDGPVLYRVSDEWNEGLTWNTRPSLLEGPLDDLGAINAGTRVAYDVTRVVTSEGLYSFGLIPESGNGVDFYSREVLQSELIPTLRLTLETPLFCSYRGVGGGLTQWVRQIGGLGSERLHALATAPEGDFVAAGLFGDAAFPEGAGLALARYTVEGVYLWSRVVATEDVEARELTLTGRGDILVAGNYEGTPDLGAGRLPSVTGEAVGRVGLFIARFSPTGETVWTRGFVATDASGAPLLVSPRAVTTDAEGNFVVTGSFQGRMNLDGNVLSSGPTIDPSLGPPLAGFLAKFSGDDGRHLWSRAFEASDTSRTTGGDAVAADTGNELLVAGWASPRTDLGDGPLGEYAPFIARYSSSGSLLWRRVFSGAEGGITDVRPQGEDRVVLIGNLAGAFTFAGETFSSPPFLPSGFLGALTRTGADLWMRELNQPIEVPSLRPQLAALLSQRGMPQLLLRMGYGPEVYPSPRRPVEEVLLS; via the coding sequence ATGGAGCGGAAATCCGGTTGGAGTGGGCGATGGGCGAGCGGGTTGATGGCATTGGCCCTGCTGACCCACTGTGGTGGAGACACGGCGGTGGAACCCCAGGGCAGCGCCACGACGCGCGCCGCCAGCGTGGAGGACCTGCAGCCACCCGTGCCCGAGTGCATGCCGCGCCTGGAATCCTTCTTGTCCGTCACCACGCCCTTCGAGGACGGCTTCGTCTCCCGGGACGCCCCGGACCAGAGCTTCGGCGGCGAGCCGGCGCTGCTGGTGGATGGCTCGCCCCGGTTGGAGTCCTACCTCAAGTTCTACGTCACCACCGAAAGCATGCGCGTGCGTGACGCGAAGCTGGAGCTCTCCGCCTTCGATCTCACGACGGATGGACCGGTGCTCTACCGTGTCAGCGACGAGTGGAACGAGGGCCTCACCTGGAACACGCGGCCGAGCCTCCTGGAGGGCCCGCTGGACGACCTGGGGGCGATCAACGCCGGCACCCGGGTCGCGTACGACGTGACGCGGGTGGTGACCTCGGAAGGCCTCTACAGCTTCGGCCTCATCCCCGAGTCGGGCAATGGCGTGGACTTCTACTCGCGGGAGGTGCTCCAGAGCGAGCTGATCCCGACCCTGCGCCTCACCCTGGAGACGCCCCTCTTCTGCTCCTACCGTGGAGTGGGAGGCGGCCTCACGCAGTGGGTGCGGCAGATCGGAGGCCTGGGCAGCGAGCGCCTCCATGCCCTGGCCACCGCGCCGGAGGGCGACTTCGTCGCGGCGGGTCTCTTCGGAGACGCGGCCTTCCCGGAAGGAGCGGGCCTCGCACTCGCGCGCTACACCGTGGAGGGCGTCTACCTCTGGAGCCGCGTGGTGGCCACCGAAGACGTCGAGGCGCGGGAGCTCACCCTCACGGGGCGCGGAGACATCCTCGTGGCGGGCAACTACGAGGGCACGCCGGACCTGGGAGCGGGGCGCCTTCCCTCCGTTACCGGGGAGGCAGTGGGAAGGGTGGGCCTCTTCATCGCCAGGTTCTCCCCCACGGGAGAAACCGTGTGGACCCGGGGCTTCGTGGCCACGGACGCCAGTGGCGCCCCCCTGCTGGTGAGCCCGCGGGCCGTGACGACCGACGCCGAGGGCAACTTCGTCGTCACCGGCAGCTTCCAGGGGCGGATGAACCTGGACGGGAACGTCCTCTCCTCGGGTCCCACGATCGATCCGAGCCTTGGACCGCCCTTGGCTGGCTTCCTGGCGAAATTCTCCGGAGACGACGGCCGGCACCTCTGGTCGAGGGCCTTCGAGGCCAGCGACACCTCCCGGACGACAGGAGGCGATGCCGTGGCCGCGGACACCGGGAACGAGCTCCTCGTCGCGGGCTGGGCGAGCCCCCGGACGGACCTCGGGGATGGGCCGCTCGGCGAGTACGCCCCGTTCATCGCCAGGTACAGCTCCTCGGGGAGCCTGCTGTGGAGGCGGGTGTTCAGCGGGGCCGAGGGAGGCATCACCGATGTGCGGCCCCAGGGCGAGGACAGGGTCGTCCTCATCGGTAATCTCGCGGGCGCCTTCACCTTCGCGGGCGAGACCTTCTCCAGTCCCCCGTTCCTGCCCAGCGGCTTTCTCGGCGCGCTCACCCGGACTGGAGCGGACCTCTGGATGCGGGAGCTCAACCAGCCCATCGAGGTCCCCTCGCTCCGCCCACAGCTCGCCGCCCTGCTCTCCCAGCGAGGCATGCCCCAACTCCTGCTGAGAATGGGCTACGGGCCCGAGGTGTACCCCAGCCCACGCCGGCCGGTGGAAGAGGTCCTCCTCTCCTGA
- a CDS encoding GTPase family protein — translation MAAPHEPTFQEISETVRRLEEMLDRVPDPLARDIRQKISHLRALLLEQRSPQLVLVGRRGAGKSSLINALFGTRVAEVGHVKAQTGQGRWFDVQGELGTLSILDTRGIQEGSLPEQADEAETPLDSILTEVRRKAPDALLFLIKATEVDAAIDADLDVLAQIVSAVEQAHGMRPPLIGVATHCDLLEPKRTDLHLSDVQDPTELQEKLRHVEAVERQLREKLRSRDELRGELVNVIGVSTYLSWRQDGSIRSDERWRLGELAQMLFRELPEQGRLVLARVTRVRALQEELASSLTRAMASVCMGFAVVPIPIADIIPITSAQVSLIAGIAWISGRQLDLEAAAEFLPALGVNVGAAFAFREAARALVKFVFPGAGNVVSGAVAFAGTLALGTAARAYFLRGASAEEAQRLFVATRASAETHPDPTLPDEI, via the coding sequence ATGGCCGCCCCGCATGAACCCACGTTCCAGGAGATCTCCGAGACCGTCCGCCGCCTCGAGGAGATGCTCGACCGCGTCCCGGATCCCCTCGCCCGGGACATCCGCCAGAAGATCTCCCACCTGCGCGCCCTGCTGCTCGAACAGCGCTCGCCCCAGTTGGTCCTCGTGGGCCGCCGCGGCGCCGGCAAGTCCTCCCTCATCAACGCACTCTTCGGCACCCGCGTCGCCGAGGTCGGCCACGTCAAGGCCCAGACCGGACAGGGCCGCTGGTTCGACGTCCAGGGTGAGCTCGGCACCCTCTCCATCCTCGACACCCGCGGCATCCAGGAGGGATCCCTCCCCGAACAGGCCGACGAAGCGGAGACCCCCCTCGACTCCATCCTCACCGAGGTCCGCCGCAAGGCCCCCGACGCCCTCCTCTTCCTCATCAAGGCCACCGAGGTCGATGCCGCCATCGACGCCGACCTGGACGTGCTCGCTCAAATCGTCTCCGCCGTCGAGCAGGCCCACGGCATGCGCCCTCCCCTCATCGGCGTCGCCACGCACTGCGACCTGCTCGAGCCCAAGCGCACCGACCTCCACCTCTCCGACGTGCAGGACCCCACCGAGCTCCAGGAGAAGCTCCGCCACGTCGAGGCCGTCGAGCGCCAGCTCCGCGAGAAGCTCCGCTCCCGTGACGAGCTGCGCGGCGAGCTCGTCAACGTGATCGGCGTCTCCACCTACCTGTCCTGGCGTCAGGACGGCAGCATCCGCTCGGACGAGCGATGGAGGCTGGGCGAGCTCGCCCAGATGCTGTTTCGCGAGCTTCCCGAGCAGGGCCGGCTCGTCCTCGCCCGCGTAACGCGCGTGCGCGCCCTCCAGGAAGAGCTCGCCTCCTCCCTCACCCGCGCCATGGCCTCCGTCTGCATGGGCTTCGCCGTCGTGCCCATCCCCATCGCGGACATCATCCCCATCACCTCCGCCCAGGTGAGCCTCATCGCCGGTATCGCGTGGATCTCCGGCCGACAGCTCGACCTCGAGGCCGCCGCCGAGTTCCTCCCCGCCCTGGGCGTCAACGTCGGCGCCGCCTTCGCCTTTCGCGAGGCCGCTCGCGCCCTCGTGAAGTTCGTCTTCCCCGGTGCCGGCAATGTCGTCTCCGGCGCCGTCGCCTTCGCCGGCACCCTCGCCCTCGGCACCGCCGCCCGCGCCTACTTCCTCCGCGGCGCCTCCGCCGAGGAGGCCCAGCGCCTCTTCGTGGCCACCCGCGCCTCCGCCGAGACCCACCCCGACCCCACCCTCCCCGACGAGATCTGA
- a CDS encoding ExbD/TolR family protein has protein sequence MAGGTQNRGGMIEGINVTPLVDITLVLLIIFMVTAKLVDNPALPLDLPQASQSEDLQTILAISITASGQILMDGEATEGTAMREKVRQALARDPELRAVIQADGAVPHRQVISVLDQLKEAGLSRVAFGTVRPPEEEQRATP, from the coding sequence ATGGCGGGCGGAACACAGAACCGGGGCGGAATGATCGAGGGCATCAACGTCACGCCGCTCGTCGACATCACGTTGGTGCTGCTCATCATCTTCATGGTCACGGCGAAGCTCGTCGACAATCCCGCCCTGCCGCTCGATCTGCCCCAGGCCTCCCAGAGCGAGGATCTCCAGACGATCCTCGCCATCTCCATCACCGCGAGCGGTCAGATCCTGATGGATGGAGAGGCCACGGAGGGCACGGCCATGCGGGAGAAGGTGCGCCAGGCGCTCGCTCGGGATCCGGAGCTTCGCGCGGTCATCCAGGCGGACGGCGCCGTCCCGCACCGGCAGGTGATCTCCGTGTTGGATCAACTGAAGGAAGCAGGCCTCTCCCGTGTGGCCTTCGGCACGGTCCGGCCTCCAGAGGAGGAGCAGCGTGCTACGCCCTGA